Within the Bacillus horti genome, the region ACCTTTAGGAAAATTACAATTTTTTAAAATTCATAAATAGTAAAGGAGATCCAGTGTTTTTATCAAATATAGCTTACAAACACTGATTTCTTTTATCTTAACATTATCAATGAAGTGAGAGGTGAAATATGAGTGAAAAGAATAGACTACGAAAATGTCTATATCTAGGCTTCTTGCTCGTTATATTGCTTGTTAGTTGGGCATGTGAAAAAGATCCAGCTTATAGCGATCTAGAAGATGATAACAAGATAGAGCAAGAAATTGAAAAAGAAGCTGATATCATTTCAATTGATACAATTGATGATACGGAATCAACAACAGGCACAGAAGCTAGTCATGAGGGTATCGATTTTATAGAGCTAACCTATGATATTGATACAGGACATTTTAAGGCTGTTCAACCAGATGTTTTTAACGGAACTGTCATTTGGACAGGAGATGATGAGAGAGTTGAATATACAGCTCATTCCGACTTGAGGCTCTATGAATATCATTTGGATCGAGGAATGGAGCTGGTTGCTGAGTCACGAACGGGAGGACAACTGGATTCTGCTCAAATGAACGAGAACTGGATAGTATGGGTAGATTGGTTACTTGTAGATGAAGGAGAGTGGCTTATCCAAGCCTATTCTAAAGAAACCAAGGAAACGAAGGAAATTGCAAGGCATACAGTCGGTAAGCATCTTCCATTAATGCATTTACCATATCTTTCATTGTCTAACTCTGACTATTTAGCATGGTTGGAGAAGGTGGAAGAAGGGGGAGATGAAAAGTATGAGGTTAATGTTATGCGTCTGCCGGAAGGTCTAACAAATACAGTAGCCATTATAGATTTAAACAATGACTTACAAGATAAACTGAATAACGACTTATTGTACGTTTCTGATGAGGACCTAATATGGTCAGATGATACAGAGATTTATGTTTACTCCCTAAAAGAGGAGAGTATCGTGGAGCAAATTACAGCCCCAAGAACAGTTATCTCTCCGAAAGCAAACAACCGATATGTAGTTTGGGAAGAGTACTATAGAGATGCCACTATGGCTGAGATGTTTATTCAGCCGCTTGGAGGTGAAGGTGAGAGAATGAGGATACGTAGTGGAAAGGTATTCTCCTATGATATTGGAGAGGATTATGTGATATGGGAAACGAATAATCGTATTCAGCTGTATTCAATTGAACATAGGAAAACTCAGCTATTAGGACCTGGGAAATTGCCTCATATGAGAAATAATGAGGCGGTGTGGTCATTAATTGATGATGATCAAACGGAATCCTTGAGATATGCTAAATTTAGGGAGTAGGATCTCAAGGAGTTCCCTGAAATAAACGAAGCAAAAAGGACCATCCATGTGCATGGTCCTTTCAAACGAATTGTAATGAGATATTTTTAATTGTGTTTACTAATGACTTCGATTTTTGTGGCTACGCCTTGTGCAGGATTACTTTCTTCATATGCTCCCGTAGTCCCTATTTTCACTTTGTCACCTACTTTAGCTTCATGATCAATGCCGATAACTAATAGTTGAAATACTCGCTCTCTATTGTCCAAACTACTTATTGTAGAAATTAAGATTGTTGGCTCATCAATTTCTAGTACAATTCCTTCAAAAATATCCATTGTGAGATCGTCGCTTTGATTCACTTTACCAATTGAATCTTTCGCAAGATTATCAGTAGTGCCTGTGCTACAACCAAATAACAGTATTAATATTAAACTAGTGACAGATATTGAACTGAATAATGACTTCATGGACTTTCCTCCAAATAGTATAAGAGTGTAATATATTAGACGTAAAGAAAGGTGAGGATGTTTCAAAATAAAAAAGAGCTTGGAGTTAGCTCTTTTTTAGTAATATCTTCATTTTAATTAAATGGTTAAATCTCCTTTTATAGCTGTTGGTTCTGTAACTCCTCCGCCCCCTGAATTTTTGGTGAATAGTCCTGAGTTAGGTTGAGAAATCATTACGATTAAAGAAAAAACAAGTAATAATTGAATTAATCTACTCATTTTTATTTCCTCCTTGTTGAAAGTATTCTTAAAGCAATTTCGTTTTCTCCTAACTTTTGTAGCTCTAAAAGAGGTAATTGAGCGTGAAAATAATCATCGATTTTTAAAAATAATTCTACTGAGGAATAGTATAGGGATAGCTCACTTGTTAGTAGACCTTTGTAATAGTAATAGAATGCTTTATCCCATTCAGCTAGCTCCCCAACGCTTGTTTTACTTAAATATTCGTTTGCTAATGCTAGTTCACCCTTTTTTATTAAATAGAAAGTATAATTTAGAAAGCTACTATGATTACCGATAGGCTGAGTATAGTCAAATTTTATATTCCAATATGACATAAGCAAGGATAAATTTAGTCGTACTTGTCTAATACGGATGGTATGATCATGATACAGGTAGAAATCTAGTGCCTTATTAAAATAGTTTAAAGCTACTTGGTAATCCTCAAAAAAGTATGAAAGCCCTAAATTATGGTTAGCTGTAGCTTTAACATCCTCAAAGAAATCTTGCTTTAAGATGGCAGTATTAAAATTTCTAGACTCTAATATTCTATTTTCAAGCAGTGTCACATAACCCATTAATAGACCTAGTCTAACAGTAAAAGAATCTTTTAAAAAGGAACTTTTAAGATTACTAATATTAGCTTCTGCATCTTCTATATGTAGAAATATAGAAAACCTCTCACCTAAGTCATTGTAGATGTAACCCTTAACAAGTGACTTCATAATCTGCATTTCAGTTTCTTTGGGTTTAAAAACTTCAACTTTATTTAATTGTTCAATAGGACTTAAAAGTTGTTGCTTTCTAATATAAATTAAATCATACATGGTGGCCCATTCTTTATCTGCGGGATTACTAGAGGATGATAGCAGCTCAATAATCTGTTCTAATTCGTCCCAAAGCTGGTTCATTACAGCGTACTCTAAACTATGTCTAGCATTTTTACTTCTTTGAGTGAGGATATACTTAGACATCACTTCTTTTTCTTGTTGTGGGTACAAGTATTTAACCATCTTTAACACAGACTCAAACTTCATTTCTTCATGTCCATTAAGATATCTGGATACGGTGGATTCTGTAACATTAGCAACTCGTGATAGCTTGCGCTGATCTATGTTGTCTAGATTTTCAAGAGTCCGTAGGATTTGCTCTTGGAGCACATTGTCTTCCCCCTATCATAGGTTTAATAGCCGTTTTGAATTTATACGAGTATCTTATAGTAATTGGATTCATTGAGTCAAGTTGATTTAAGAATATTGGGAATGTTTTGAAAATAAATATTTTCATATTGATTTCTTTGAGAATTTCAAAAGTCTATTAAATTCAAAAGTAAAAGAAACCGAGAAATTCGAGTAAGCATGAAATTCTGGAACAGAAGCAGCAAGCAGGAGATCCTCTGCAAAGTGAGAAAGGGTATTTTCGCTAGTGGGGCATTAAAACAAATAACGCAAGCTCCAAGGCCTCTCTTGCCTTAGAGCTTGCGTTATTTACAAAAATATTGCCAACGTTTGAAGGTCAGCAATTGGGTATAACAAAAGAAACTCTAGTCCCCTTATCAGGACTACTTTGGATAGATAATCCGTTACCGTACATCTGGATCAGTCTACGGTTTGTATTGGCAACTCCAATTCCTTTCATCTCACTAAATGATGGATCAAGGAGCTGCTGGACTTTATTTTGATCCATTCCTTTACCATCATCTAGAACCTCAATAAGAGTGAAGGTGTCTTGTCGAGTAATCCTAATAGAAACTGTGCCTCCTCGTGTTTTCGCTAAAACACCATGACTTACTGCATTTTCAACAAGAGGCTGAATAGTGAGAGGAGGGAGGCTTACCTTCACTGTAGGATCAATATCCCAATTTACGATTAACCTATTGGGAAAGCGTTCTTGTTCAATATATAGATAGGCTCGTACAAGCTCTAGCTCATGTTCAAGCGTAACAAGCTCGGCGGAATTCAAGAAGTCAAAGCTAATTCTTAAATAAGAGGAAAAGGCATCTCCAAGCTTACGCATCTTATCCGGATCAATATCACTTAGCGCCATAATTGAATTTAACGTATTGAACAAAAAGTGAGGTTGAATCTGAGCCTGTAAATAGGCAGCTTCCATCCGTAGGCGTTCGTTAATAGAGTGCTTTAAAGTTGTGAGTGACCAAATACGGTATTTCAGCTCCATAGCATCAACAGGCTTAGTCACGTAATCATTAGCTCCAGACGAAAAGCCGGTATAGATGTCTGCTGGCTGACTGCGTGCAGTTAGTAAGAGAATAGGAAGCTCAGAAATGGAGAAATTCTCTCTCACCCTTTGTGTCAGCTCATAGCCAGACATATGTGGCATCATCACATCTACAATTAACAGGTCCCATTGCTTAGTGCTAAGTACTTCTAACGCTTCTCTAGCAGAAGTAGTGGGCACGATATTAAATTGCTCTTCGGACAGAATACTTAAAAGGACTTTGAGGTTGACATTATCATCGTCAACCACAAGAATATTAAATTTCCCTTCATTAAAGACGGGTGCTGAGTGTGCTATTACTGTGCCATGGCTAACAGCTTCTGATAGAGTTAGCCGGTTCAAAGCTTCCTGACTTAAAATAGGTTGTTTTTGATTTTCGTCTTGTAGAGGTAGCAACCCTTCAAAGGAGGCTACAGGTAAGGAAAAACTAAATATCGAGCCTTTGTTAGGTTCAGAAACCACAGTAAGCTTACTCCCATGAAGCTCAACTAGTTGCTGGCAAATACTTAAGCCTAAGCCAATTCCGCCACCATCCGTTATTCCATGTGGTCCTTGTTCATATGGCTTAAAAATACGCTCTTGCGTCTCTCGATCCATCCCTACTCCACTGTCAGACACTTGAATAATGATCTGTTTGTTTTTAAGCTTTGCAGAGACAGAAATGATCCCTTCCTCCGTGTATTTAATAGAGTTATGCAGTAAATTAAATAAAATCTGTACTAGCCTTTTTTCATCACCTAAAACTGGTGGGAGAGCTTCTTCAATATTTATCTGGAGCTGAACGGGCTTGCCTTCTGTCATGAACTTAAGCATACTGACTACCCCAGAAGCGATGGACTCAATGCGTAGAGGTATCTTCTCCAGTACAATACGTTTGTCCTGTAGTCTGATGACATCTAGTAGATCATCTAGCATATAGGACATTCTACGACTAATGGTAATGAGAAGATCCATATTTTCTGAGCTATTTATACTCAGCGAATCTTTTTCCTTTTCCCTAACACTTTGAGCGATGTTCATAATTCCATGTAAGGGTGTTCGAAGCTCATGAGAAGTATTGGCCAAAAACTGGTCTTTCAGCTTGTCAGTCTGCCTGAACTGCTCGTTCAGCTTAGCGTTCTCTTCTGAATTACGGAAATATCTCTTAAACCAATAAGCCGAAAATGCAACGAGTGCTGCAATAATATCTATAGGGTAGTAAATGGTTTCTACAATTCCTTTAAAAGTAAAGGCTCCCCAAATCGCACTAGAGGCTATACTTGCTGCGGCAAACAATAAAAATACAGCATCAGTCTGATTGTCCATAACCATTTTTCCGATCAAATAGACAAACCAAACTAAAGGGAGAAAATATAGTATAGTAAATAACCCCATATCTCTAGTGTGAAAAATAGGCTCTGTTGGTGCTATCACTACAAAAATTGTATAGAGAATAAGTATCGTAAAATAACTATAAAAATACTTTGACCGTCTTACATATCCTGAAAAGTTCATAGCCAAAAGCAGGATAAAAAAGGAAAGCCACAAGTAAGAGATCATTCTGACCTTTAGAATTGAGGCGTAATCCAACGAAAACCAAAATGTTAAGAGAGTATCATGGTCAGATACAATTGTAATACTAGCTAAAAATAATAGGATACAGAAAAGAAGGAATGATTTTTCCTTTGTGTTAAATAAGTATAGGATAAAGGCGTACAAAGCATGTAAAAGCAAAATAACAAAGGTTACAAGCTGAAAGCCAATGGAATACATACGTTCGTTATCTATAGCCGCTTCTGAACCGAATTTAATCGTTCTAAGGATGCCACCATTTATTGGATTATCAAAATTAGCCACACGAATAAGTAGCTCTATTTCCTGTATATCTTCATTTTTATGGTAAGCAAGATAGGAGGCAATTCGAGGAGTATAGTCCTCTGCACGCTCTGCTGGAATACCAAAAGGCATTTCTTCGTTTCCGTTAATCTCAACAACTGAAGACGCCTGGATGCCCTGTAACCAAAAGGCATAGCGTAGGCTTAGCGGCTGGTCAACCAGAATTCTAATACGATACGTTCCATATCCGAAGGAGGCGTTTTTTTCTCCCTCAAACCCCTCGCGCCAATCTCCAGGAACTTGAATATAGTGTGGGCGATGGTCAGTAGTTTGGTTATTAAAGTCCTCATGATAAAGAAAAGCATAGGGGTAGAACTCCCAATCCCCATTCAGTGTAATGGAAGATGTCCCCTCTAGGGCCCAGCCCCTAAGATCTAGTACTCCTTGCTGGACAGACGGATGCTCAGGAGTATAAAAGTATGTGAACCATGCCCATCTTAAGCCAAGCAAACAGGAGAGAAATAGTATAGTTATGACTATATATTTTAAAGTTGTTTTGTTTAGTCTATTCATCATAAAGGATTAGATTCGACAACTCTAAAAGGTATTCCTTTTTATAAATTTAGTTTTGTAGCACGCGTATTAAAAAGAGGAAAACAGATTCAATTTGTAGAATTAATATTTTGAATTATTAGTTAATAATTTAATGCTGGCTAAAGGAGTATGCTTATGAAAACCAAGCTTCAAAACTCCCCGTTTACATTCGCCTTTGGTATGTTAGCTATGATGATCCCTGTGCAGGCCTTCAGCTCCTTTTACAGCTATTATTACGTAGAAAAGCTAGGCTTAAGTGTAGGTCTTGCCACGCTTGCCCGTACCATTTATTTGATTTGGGATGCGGTGGATCAGCCCCTTTTTGGTTACCTTTCGGATCGTACCAGAACACGCTGGGGCAGGAGAAAGCCGTGGATT harbors:
- a CDS encoding DUF3221 domain-containing protein; the encoded protein is MKSLFSSISVTSLILILLFGCSTGTTDNLAKDSIGKVNQSDDLTMDIFEGIVLEIDEPTILISTISSLDNRERVFQLLVIGIDHEAKVGDKVKIGTTGAYEESNPAQGVATKIEVISKHN
- a CDS encoding AimR family lysis-lysogeny pheromone receptor, which encodes MLQEQILRTLENLDNIDQRKLSRVANVTESTVSRYLNGHEEMKFESVLKMVKYLYPQQEKEVMSKYILTQRSKNARHSLEYAVMNQLWDELEQIIELLSSSSNPADKEWATMYDLIYIRKQQLLSPIEQLNKVEVFKPKETEMQIMKSLVKGYIYNDLGERFSIFLHIEDAEANISNLKSSFLKDSFTVRLGLLMGYVTLLENRILESRNFNTAILKQDFFEDVKATANHNLGLSYFFEDYQVALNYFNKALDFYLYHDHTIRIRQVRLNLSLLMSYWNIKFDYTQPIGNHSSFLNYTFYLIKKGELALANEYLSKTSVGELAEWDKAFYYYYKGLLTSELSLYYSSVELFLKIDDYFHAQLPLLELQKLGENEIALRILSTRRK
- a CDS encoding ATP-binding protein → MMNRLNKTTLKYIVITILFLSCLLGLRWAWFTYFYTPEHPSVQQGVLDLRGWALEGTSSITLNGDWEFYPYAFLYHEDFNNQTTDHRPHYIQVPGDWREGFEGEKNASFGYGTYRIRILVDQPLSLRYAFWLQGIQASSVVEINGNEEMPFGIPAERAEDYTPRIASYLAYHKNEDIQEIELLIRVANFDNPINGGILRTIKFGSEAAIDNERMYSIGFQLVTFVILLLHALYAFILYLFNTKEKSFLLFCILLFLASITIVSDHDTLLTFWFSLDYASILKVRMISYLWLSFFILLLAMNFSGYVRRSKYFYSYFTILILYTIFVVIAPTEPIFHTRDMGLFTILYFLPLVWFVYLIGKMVMDNQTDAVFLLFAAASIASSAIWGAFTFKGIVETIYYPIDIIAALVAFSAYWFKRYFRNSEENAKLNEQFRQTDKLKDQFLANTSHELRTPLHGIMNIAQSVREKEKDSLSINSSENMDLLITISRRMSYMLDDLLDVIRLQDKRIVLEKIPLRIESIASGVVSMLKFMTEGKPVQLQINIEEALPPVLGDEKRLVQILFNLLHNSIKYTEEGIISVSAKLKNKQIIIQVSDSGVGMDRETQERIFKPYEQGPHGITDGGGIGLGLSICQQLVELHGSKLTVVSEPNKGSIFSFSLPVASFEGLLPLQDENQKQPILSQEALNRLTLSEAVSHGTVIAHSAPVFNEGKFNILVVDDDNVNLKVLLSILSEEQFNIVPTTSAREALEVLSTKQWDLLIVDVMMPHMSGYELTQRVRENFSISELPILLLTARSQPADIYTGFSSGANDYVTKPVDAMELKYRIWSLTTLKHSINERLRMEAAYLQAQIQPHFLFNTLNSIMALSDIDPDKMRKLGDAFSSYLRISFDFLNSAELVTLEHELELVRAYLYIEQERFPNRLIVNWDIDPTVKVSLPPLTIQPLVENAVSHGVLAKTRGGTVSIRITRQDTFTLIEVLDDGKGMDQNKVQQLLDPSFSEMKGIGVANTNRRLIQMYGNGLSIQSSPDKGTRVSFVIPNC